A window of Equus caballus isolate H_3958 breed thoroughbred chromosome 10, TB-T2T, whole genome shotgun sequence contains these coding sequences:
- the PDCD5 gene encoding programmed cell death protein 5, producing the protein MAEDELEALRKQRLAELQAKHGDPGDAAQQEAKHREAEMRNSILAQVLDQSARARLSNLALVKPEKTKAVENYLIQMARYGQLSGKVSEQGLIEILEKVSQQTEKKTTVKFNRRKVMDSDEDDDY; encoded by the exons ATGGCGGAGGACGAGCTGGAGGCGCTGCGGAAGCAGAGGCTGGCCGAGCTGCAGGCCAAGCACGGG GATCCTGGCGATGCGGCCCAACAGGAAGCAAAGCACAG GGAAGCAGAAATGAGAAACAGTATCTTAGCCCAAGTTCTGGATCAGTCAGCCCGGGCACGGT taagtAACTTAGCACTTGTAAAGCCTGAAAAAACTAAAGCAGTAGAGAATTACCTTATACAGATGGCAAGATATGGACAACTAAGTGGGAAG GTATCAGAACAAGGTTTAATAGAAATCCTTGAAAAAGTAAGCcagcaaacagaaaagaaaacaacggTTAAA TTCAACAGAAGAAAAGTAATGGACTCTGATGAAGATGACGATTATTGA